GATTTTCTCCAGCCGCGACTCCAAGAAGCGTTCCAGCATCGCCCGTGTTACGCGCCCGCCCCCTCGGCCGCCCCCAGCAAAGGGCCGCCTTACGGCTTGCTAGATCGAACCGCGGCGGCCCGCCCACTTCGGCGCCGCCAGCAAATACCCCACCGCCTCGACCAGAAGGCCGGCGAGAACCCCGATCAGAAACGCCAGGCCCCTTCCGGAGGCCCACCACAGGAGCCCCGCTGCCAGGGCGAGCCGCAGAAGCGACCCGCCTGCCACCCACACGGCGCCGCGCCCGCCGCTCTGCCACCGGCGCA
The genomic region above belongs to Bacillota bacterium and contains:
- a CDS encoding ATP synthase subunit I: TWYRVAALNRLIRERTWLLAVIGLGEALAAAMLGFPDAALGVVAGLPVGMANHWVTRLAMRRWQSGGRGAVWVAGGSLLRLALAAGLLWWASGRGLAFLIGVLAGLLVEAVGYLLAAPKWAGRRGSI